A region of Plantactinospora sp. BC1 DNA encodes the following proteins:
- a CDS encoding DUF948 domain-containing protein, translated as MDAGEIGQIAALVAAGAFLMLVLVLARPIWRLGNTVDAATQAINDINDRTAPLLANMNVTVENVNTALGQVHTSLDGVNIQLAKIDTMTGHAQNVTANIANLSTVVSAAAANPLVKVAAFGYGVRKAASARRHAEQEREVRTTIKQQRRAARRSAR; from the coding sequence GTGGACGCTGGAGAGATCGGCCAGATCGCTGCGCTCGTCGCTGCCGGGGCGTTCCTGATGCTGGTGTTGGTGCTGGCCAGGCCGATCTGGCGGCTGGGCAACACGGTGGACGCGGCGACCCAGGCGATCAACGACATCAATGACCGCACGGCGCCGCTGCTCGCCAACATGAACGTCACGGTGGAGAACGTGAACACCGCGCTCGGGCAGGTGCACACCTCGCTGGACGGGGTGAACATCCAGCTCGCCAAGATCGACACGATGACCGGTCACGCCCAGAACGTCACCGCGAACATCGCCAACCTGAGCACGGTGGTCTCGGCGGCGGCGGCGAATCCGCTGGTCAAGGTGGCTGCCTTCGGGTACGGCGTGCGCAAGGCCGCCTCGGCCCGGCGGCACGCCGAACAGGAGCGCGAGGTCCGTACCACCATCAAGCAGCAGCGTCGGGCCGCCCGGCGCAGCGCACGCTGA
- a CDS encoding replication-associated recombination protein A gives MESDGLFSLVDPAGGRSAPAGTAADGFTVPSADSPLPVRMRPASLDELIGQDHLLAPGAPLRQLVTGASPMSVILWGPPGSGKTTIAHLVARATERRFVAMSALSAGVKDVRAVIDTARRERRAGGRPTVLFIDEVHRFSKTQQDSLLAAVEDRTVTLLAATTENPYFSVISPLLSRCVLLTLQPLDDDAVRGLLRRAVADERGLAGTLTLAPDAEEHLVRLAGGDVRKALTALEAAAGSATALGETVINLATAEQAVDVAAVRYDRDGDAHYDVVSAFIKSMRGSDVDAALHWLARMLVAGEDARFIARRIVIFASEDVGMADPTALGVATATAHAVEYVGLPEAQLNLAHAVIHMATAPKSNSATMAIGAAIGDVRAGRGGSVPRALRDAHYSGARGLGHGTGYRYPHDDHRGVVTQQYVPDDLVGVDYYQPSGHGAERAVESRLPLLRRIVRGQSPPPTGGTARQAGGGGGPDRRAPATAPGEAPGETPNGEAPQDAANGRVPAADAANGRVPAADAANGDAPEGAASGDAPEGAGNGRGPADAASGRVPEGAASGETPEDAVSGRVTADGGGTPEGEEDQ, from the coding sequence ATGGAGTCCGACGGCCTATTCTCACTCGTCGATCCCGCAGGCGGGCGCAGCGCGCCGGCCGGGACCGCCGCCGACGGCTTCACCGTACCCTCCGCCGACTCGCCGCTGCCGGTCCGGATGCGTCCGGCCAGCCTGGACGAGCTGATCGGGCAGGACCATCTGCTCGCACCCGGGGCGCCGCTGCGACAGCTCGTGACCGGCGCGTCACCGATGTCGGTGATCCTGTGGGGGCCACCGGGCAGCGGCAAGACCACCATCGCGCACCTGGTGGCCCGGGCCACCGAGCGACGCTTCGTGGCGATGTCGGCGCTCTCCGCGGGGGTGAAGGACGTTCGCGCGGTGATCGACACCGCCCGTCGCGAGCGGCGGGCCGGCGGGCGTCCGACCGTACTCTTCATCGACGAGGTGCACCGGTTCAGCAAGACCCAGCAGGACTCCCTGTTGGCGGCCGTCGAGGACCGTACGGTCACCCTGCTGGCGGCCACCACGGAGAACCCGTACTTCTCGGTCATCTCGCCACTGCTCTCCCGGTGCGTACTGCTCACCCTGCAACCGCTGGACGACGACGCGGTACGCGGACTGCTCCGCCGTGCCGTCGCCGACGAGCGCGGACTGGCCGGCACGCTGACCCTCGCCCCCGACGCCGAGGAGCACCTCGTCCGGCTGGCCGGCGGGGACGTACGCAAGGCGCTCACCGCGCTGGAGGCGGCGGCCGGCTCGGCCACGGCCCTGGGCGAGACCGTGATCAACCTGGCCACCGCCGAGCAGGCCGTCGACGTGGCGGCGGTCCGTTACGACCGCGACGGCGACGCCCACTACGACGTGGTGAGCGCCTTCATCAAGAGCATGCGGGGTTCCGATGTGGACGCGGCACTGCACTGGCTGGCCCGGATGCTGGTGGCGGGCGAGGACGCCCGGTTCATCGCCCGGCGGATCGTGATCTTCGCGAGTGAGGACGTCGGGATGGCCGATCCGACCGCGCTGGGCGTCGCCACCGCCACGGCGCACGCCGTGGAGTACGTCGGCCTGCCCGAGGCACAGCTCAACCTCGCCCATGCCGTCATCCACATGGCCACCGCGCCGAAGTCCAACTCGGCGACCATGGCGATCGGCGCGGCGATCGGCGACGTACGGGCCGGTCGGGGCGGTTCGGTGCCCCGGGCGCTGCGCGACGCGCACTATTCCGGGGCGCGGGGGCTGGGGCACGGCACCGGCTACCGCTATCCGCACGACGACCACCGGGGGGTGGTCACCCAGCAGTACGTCCCGGACGACCTGGTCGGGGTGGACTACTACCAGCCGAGCGGACACGGCGCGGAGCGAGCCGTCGAATCCCGGCTGCCGCTGCTGCGCCGGATCGTCCGGGGCCAGAGCCCGCCGCCGACCGGCGGCACTGCCAGGCAGGCCGGAGGTGGGGGCGGCCCCGACAGGCGGGCCCCGGCGACAGCGCCCGGCGAGGCACCGGGGGAGACCCCGAACGGCGAGGCACCGCAGGATGCCGCGAACGGCAGGGTGCCGGCGGCGGATGCCGCGAACGGCAGGGTGCCGGCGGCGGATGCCGCGAACGGCGACGCACCGGAGGGTGCCGCGAGCGGCGACGCCCCGGAGGGTGCCGGGAACGGCAGGGGGCCGGCGGATGCCGCGAGCGGCAGGGTGCCGGAGGGCGCCGCGAGCGGCGAGACACCGGAGGATGCCGTGAGCGGCAGGGTGACAGCAGACGGCGGCGGGACGCCCGAGGGGGAGGAAGACCAGTGA
- a CDS encoding MFS transporter, producing the protein MTALTGRQVRRRYLILHGLRWLPTGLLIPVLMLLLLERGLSLPQVGFVAAAQGLVVLALELPTGGFADALGRKPVLVGAMLINLGSLLLLLTADSFALLLLVFLLQGIYRALDSGPLESWYVDAALAADPDAPIERGLSAGGVVLGICIGAGALLSGGLVALDPVGGISALTLPVLVAIVLEVGALATMLLLLVEVRPAAGVAALRGSLRAVPGAIGGALGLARRSRIVLALISVELFWGFGMVTFEALLPVRLAEVLGDPDRAAALLGPTASVAWLASAGGAALIAYASRWLGVPISAGLLRILQGATVVGMGLLAGPVGIIAAYLLCYAVHGASNPLHAGLLHRQVDGPYRNSVISLNSMVAQPAGALGGVVLTSLAAATSVSTAMVVGGVVLAAAAPLYLPAWWASRRAPVPAQPDPTEPDPTQSAPSGSAPTESGPAGSVPTAVEVQGRAGR; encoded by the coding sequence GTGACCGCGCTGACCGGCCGGCAGGTCCGGCGGCGTTACCTGATCCTGCACGGGCTGCGCTGGCTGCCCACCGGGCTGCTGATCCCCGTGCTCATGCTGCTGTTGCTGGAACGCGGGCTCAGCCTGCCGCAGGTCGGGTTCGTCGCCGCCGCCCAGGGACTGGTGGTGCTCGCGTTGGAGCTGCCGACCGGCGGATTCGCCGACGCGCTGGGACGCAAACCGGTGCTGGTCGGGGCGATGCTGATCAACCTCGGATCGCTGCTGCTCCTGCTGACCGCCGACTCCTTCGCGCTGCTCCTCCTGGTCTTCCTGCTCCAGGGCATCTACCGGGCCCTGGACAGCGGCCCGCTCGAGTCCTGGTACGTCGACGCCGCGCTGGCCGCCGACCCCGACGCGCCGATCGAGCGGGGACTCAGCGCCGGTGGGGTCGTCCTCGGCATCTGCATCGGGGCCGGCGCACTGCTCAGCGGCGGCCTGGTCGCGCTCGATCCGGTCGGCGGAATCAGCGCGCTCACCCTGCCGGTGCTGGTGGCGATCGTCCTGGAGGTCGGCGCCCTGGCCACCATGCTGCTGCTGCTGGTGGAGGTGCGCCCGGCCGCCGGTGTCGCCGCGCTGCGCGGCTCGCTCCGGGCGGTACCCGGCGCGATCGGCGGCGCGCTGGGGCTGGCCCGCCGCTCCCGGATCGTGCTGGCGCTGATCTCGGTGGAGCTGTTCTGGGGCTTCGGGATGGTCACCTTCGAGGCGCTGCTGCCGGTCCGGCTCGCCGAGGTGCTCGGCGACCCCGACCGGGCGGCGGCGCTGCTCGGTCCGACCGCCTCGGTGGCCTGGCTCGCCTCGGCGGGCGGCGCGGCGCTGATCGCGTACGCAAGCCGGTGGCTGGGAGTGCCGATCAGCGCCGGGCTGCTCCGGATCCTCCAGGGCGCCACGGTCGTCGGGATGGGACTGCTCGCCGGGCCGGTCGGGATCATCGCGGCCTACCTGCTCTGCTACGCCGTGCACGGCGCCTCCAACCCGCTGCACGCCGGGCTGCTGCACCGGCAGGTCGACGGGCCGTACCGGAACAGTGTCATCTCGCTGAACTCGATGGTGGCCCAGCCGGCCGGCGCGCTCGGCGGCGTCGTGCTCACCTCGCTGGCCGCGGCGACCTCGGTGAGTACGGCGATGGTGGTGGGCGGCGTCGTACTGGCCGCCGCCGCACCGCTCTACCTGCCGGCCTGGTGGGCGAGCCGCCGCGCGCCGGTCCCCGCCCAGCCAGATCCGACCGAGCCAGATCCGACCCAGTCGGCTCCGAGCGGGTCGGCTCCGACCGAGTCGGGTCCGGCCGGGTCGGTGCCGACCGCCGTCGAGGTCCAGGGGAGAGCGGGTCGGTGA
- a CDS encoding helix-turn-helix transcriptional regulator → MEPEPTPPEQPSSSVVALDGTQIRVLAHPLRARLLIALRSHGPATATRLAQALDTNTGATSYHLRQLADAGLVVEEPDRGSGRQRWWRAAHQFSSWRRSNFDGDPDALAAADWLHRHAVRLHADLTERWIIEQHEYPVEWRDAATFSDVLLRLTPAELRQLNDELHAVVDRYRHAVPAVEAADLPEPGDGTEQVLLYLHSFPVRTRIPLAGGVDGDGERS, encoded by the coding sequence ATGGAACCCGAGCCGACACCTCCGGAGCAGCCCTCGTCCTCGGTGGTGGCGCTGGACGGCACCCAGATCCGCGTCCTCGCCCATCCGCTGCGCGCCCGACTGCTGATCGCGCTCCGCTCCCACGGTCCGGCCACCGCGACCCGGCTGGCCCAGGCACTCGACACCAACACCGGCGCCACCAGCTACCACCTGCGGCAGCTCGCCGACGCCGGGCTGGTGGTGGAGGAGCCGGACCGGGGTTCCGGGCGGCAGCGCTGGTGGCGGGCCGCGCACCAGTTCAGCAGTTGGCGCCGGAGCAACTTCGACGGCGACCCGGACGCGCTGGCCGCCGCCGACTGGCTGCACCGGCACGCGGTGCGGCTGCACGCCGACCTGACCGAGCGCTGGATCATTGAGCAGCACGAATACCCGGTCGAGTGGCGTGACGCGGCGACCTTCTCCGACGTGCTGCTCCGGCTGACCCCGGCAGAGCTGCGCCAGCTCAACGACGAACTGCACGCGGTGGTCGACCGCTACCGGCACGCCGTACCGGCGGTCGAGGCTGCCGACCTGCCGGAGCCCGGGGACGGCACCGAGCAGGTCCTGCTCTACCTGCACAGCTTTCCGGTGCGCACCCGGATACCCCTGGCCGGCGGAGTCGACGGGGACGGAGAGCGGTCGTGA
- the aspS gene encoding aspartate--tRNA ligase, with product MIRTHDAGTLRAVDAGSTVTLAGWVARRRDHGGVIFVDLRDASGVVQVVFREGMDSAHALRNEYCVQVTGEVTRRPEGNDNPELATGEIEVTVDRLEILSEAAPLPLPVDDQVEAGDDVRLKYRYLDLRRSGPARALRLRSAANQLARKVLHGRDFLEIETPTLTRSTPEGARDFLVPVRLQPGTWYALPQSPQLFKQLLMVGGMERYYQIARCYRDEDFRADRQPEFTQLDVEMSFVTEDDVIDLGEEIVATLWRELAGHEIGRPIPRITWHDAMDRYGSDKPDLRYGVELTELTDYLRGTEFRVFAGAIDAGGYVGAVVMPGGAGQSRKELDGWQDWAKARGARGLAYVVLDAESGEARGPVAKNLSAEHLAGLADAVGAKPGDAVFFAASADRRDAQELLGAARIEIAKRAGLVDESAWAFCWVVDAPMFERTDEGGWTAVHHPFTSPNADWVDRFEEAPDRALAYAYDIVCNGNEIGGGSIRIHRADVQRRVFDLLGLSPEDAADKFGFLLEAFKYGPPPHGGIAFGWDRICMLLAGADSIREVIAFPKTRGGFDPLTSAPTPITAQQRAEAGIDAKPKPAAAPHGGTAGVAAPVEPS from the coding sequence GTGATCCGTACCCATGACGCCGGCACCCTGCGCGCGGTGGACGCCGGCAGCACGGTGACCCTCGCCGGTTGGGTCGCCCGCCGGCGGGACCACGGCGGAGTCATCTTCGTCGACCTGCGGGACGCCTCCGGTGTCGTGCAGGTGGTCTTCCGGGAGGGGATGGATTCGGCACACGCGCTGCGCAACGAGTACTGCGTCCAGGTCACCGGCGAGGTGACCCGCCGCCCCGAGGGGAACGACAACCCCGAGCTGGCCACCGGCGAGATCGAGGTGACGGTCGACCGGCTGGAGATCCTCTCCGAGGCGGCGCCGCTGCCGCTGCCGGTGGACGACCAGGTGGAGGCCGGCGACGACGTACGCCTCAAATACCGCTACCTCGACCTGCGGCGCAGCGGTCCGGCCCGGGCGCTGCGGCTGCGCTCGGCGGCCAACCAGCTCGCCCGGAAGGTGCTGCACGGCCGCGACTTCCTGGAGATCGAGACGCCGACCCTGACCCGGTCGACCCCGGAGGGTGCCCGCGACTTCCTGGTGCCGGTACGCCTCCAGCCCGGCACCTGGTACGCCCTGCCGCAGTCTCCGCAGCTTTTCAAGCAGTTGCTGATGGTCGGCGGGATGGAGCGCTACTACCAGATCGCCCGCTGCTACCGGGACGAGGACTTCCGGGCCGACCGGCAGCCGGAGTTCACCCAGCTCGACGTCGAGATGTCGTTCGTCACCGAGGACGACGTGATCGACCTCGGCGAGGAGATCGTCGCCACGCTCTGGCGGGAGCTGGCCGGGCACGAGATCGGCCGGCCGATCCCCCGGATCACCTGGCACGACGCGATGGACCGGTACGGCTCCGACAAGCCCGACCTGCGCTACGGGGTCGAGCTGACCGAGCTGACCGACTACCTGCGCGGCACCGAGTTCCGGGTCTTCGCCGGTGCGATCGACGCCGGTGGCTACGTCGGCGCGGTGGTGATGCCGGGCGGTGCCGGGCAGAGCCGCAAGGAGCTGGACGGCTGGCAGGACTGGGCCAAGGCGCGCGGCGCCCGTGGCCTGGCGTACGTGGTGCTGGACGCCGAGTCCGGCGAGGCCCGGGGGCCGGTGGCGAAGAACCTGTCGGCCGAGCACCTGGCCGGGCTGGCCGACGCGGTCGGGGCGAAGCCGGGCGACGCCGTCTTCTTCGCCGCCAGCGCCGACCGGCGGGATGCGCAGGAGCTGCTCGGCGCGGCCCGGATCGAGATCGCCAAGCGGGCCGGCCTGGTCGACGAGAGCGCCTGGGCGTTCTGCTGGGTGGTCGACGCGCCGATGTTCGAGCGCACCGACGAGGGCGGCTGGACCGCCGTGCACCACCCCTTCACCTCGCCGAACGCCGACTGGGTGGACCGGTTCGAGGAGGCGCCGGACCGGGCGCTGGCGTACGCGTACGACATCGTCTGCAACGGCAACGAGATCGGCGGCGGCTCGATCCGTATCCACCGGGCCGACGTACAGCGTCGGGTCTTCGACCTGCTCGGCCTCAGCCCGGAGGACGCGGCCGACAAGTTCGGCTTCCTGCTGGAGGCGTTCAAGTACGGGCCGCCGCCGCACGGCGGGATCGCCTTCGGCTGGGACCGGATCTGCATGCTGCTGGCCGGGGCGGACTCGATCCGTGAGGTGATCGCCTTCCCGAAGACCCGGGGCGGGTTCGACCCGCTGACCAGCGCGCCGACTCCGATCACCGCGCAGCAGCGGGCCGAGGCGGGCATCGACGCCAAGCCGAAGCCGGCGGCGGCGCCGCACGGCGGCACGGCCGGGGTGGCCGCCCCGGTCGAGCCCTCCTGA
- a CDS encoding alpha-ketoglutarate-dependent dioxygenase AlkB gives MTSGAYQPSMLDLATGAGIAGDGAGLGPLAGALRRHELSSGAWVDHLPGWVEGSDAVLGTLLDRVDWQAERRRMYDGVVDVPRLLRWYAGGEPLPHPVLDAARERLSRHYSAELGEPFVTAGMCLYRDGRDSVAWHGDTHGRSAREDTMVAIVSFGSPRPLLLRPRGGGGPSLRFPLGHGDLIVMGGSCQRSWEHAIPKTSRPVGPRVSVQFRPAGVA, from the coding sequence ATGACGTCCGGCGCCTACCAGCCCTCGATGCTGGATCTCGCCACCGGCGCGGGGATCGCCGGTGACGGTGCCGGGCTCGGTCCGCTCGCCGGGGCACTCCGCCGGCACGAGCTGAGCTCGGGTGCCTGGGTCGACCACCTGCCCGGCTGGGTCGAGGGCTCCGACGCGGTGCTGGGTACCCTGCTCGACCGGGTCGACTGGCAGGCCGAACGCCGCCGGATGTACGACGGCGTGGTCGACGTCCCCCGGCTGCTCCGCTGGTACGCCGGCGGCGAGCCGCTCCCGCACCCGGTGCTGGACGCCGCCCGGGAGCGGCTGAGCCGGCACTACTCCGCGGAGTTGGGCGAGCCGTTCGTCACCGCCGGGATGTGTCTCTACCGGGACGGGCGGGACAGCGTCGCCTGGCACGGTGACACCCACGGCCGCTCGGCCCGCGAGGACACCATGGTCGCGATCGTCTCCTTCGGCTCGCCCCGGCCGCTGCTGCTGCGTCCGCGCGGTGGCGGCGGGCCGAGCCTGCGCTTCCCGCTCGGACACGGCGACCTGATCGTGATGGGCGGCTCCTGCCAACGCAGCTGGGAGCACGCGATTCCCAAGACGTCCCGGCCGGTGGGTCCGCGGGTCAGCGTGCAGTTCCGGCCGGCCGGCGTGGCCTGA
- a CDS encoding GbsR/MarR family transcriptional regulator, with amino-acid sequence MTRIEVPRDEEAVRRFVEQFALSFSDLGVPRMAARVLGALMVTDEPGLTAGEIAQRLGVSAAAISGALRYLLHVNLVLREPVPNSRRDRYHAPDDIWYTAAVQSGVYQKLGDLMDQGVVAVGGDASPAGTRLADMRDFLFFVQDEMAALVERWNETRRRSHGESTG; translated from the coding sequence ATGACGCGAATCGAGGTTCCTCGGGACGAGGAGGCCGTACGCCGCTTCGTCGAACAGTTCGCGTTGTCCTTCAGCGACCTCGGCGTACCCCGGATGGCGGCCCGGGTGCTGGGCGCCCTGATGGTGACCGACGAGCCGGGGCTCACCGCCGGGGAGATCGCGCAGCGGCTCGGCGTCAGCGCCGCCGCGATCTCCGGCGCGCTGCGCTATCTGCTGCACGTCAACCTGGTGCTGCGGGAGCCGGTACCCAACTCCCGGCGGGACCGCTACCACGCCCCGGACGACATCTGGTACACGGCGGCGGTGCAGAGCGGGGTCTACCAGAAACTCGGCGACCTGATGGACCAGGGCGTGGTCGCGGTCGGCGGCGACGCGTCACCGGCCGGTACCCGACTGGCCGACATGCGCGACTTCCTCTTCTTCGTCCAGGACGAGATGGCCGCGCTCGTCGAGCGGTGGAACGAGACCCGGCGGCGCAGTCACGGGGAGTCGACCGGCTGA
- a CDS encoding ABC transporter permease, translating into MAGTFTGTARLTRLALRRDRIQLPLWILSTTVLASFTYTAVREQFPTEAARLTALRTAVDTPAILMLRNAPTGVDDGDMMAFQILTFLAVLAGFMSTLAVVRHTRQNEETGRTEMIGSMVVGRHASLAAAMIVTAGANLLLATLIALTLIGNGLPAAGSVAFGLGVGAAGLTFGAVAAVAAQVSQGARAANGIAAATIGAGYLLRGLGDAFGHVRPDGYTMTSAWPSWLSPIGWATLVRPFAENRWWVLALPVAVFAVLLAVAFALADRRDIGMGMISARSGPGRAASGLLSPLGLAWRLQRGTLFGWAVAIGLFGVTIGSLAGAVEDAFAGNEGAARTIRELGGEGALSDSFFTAMLAMVGAMAAGYVVQAMLRVRAEEAGGRAEPLLATATGRLRWLGGHLLVAALGAVFLLLLAGLSAGLVAGLSAGGLTDRLADLGAAALVQTAPALIMIGYVVLVFGLLPRLAVGLGWLGFAVSLIAGQFGELLNLPRAVRDVSPFSHVPALPSAELSATPLVLLAVVAVALGAVGLALFRRRDLAL; encoded by the coding sequence ATGGCCGGCACCTTCACCGGTACCGCCCGGCTCACCCGGCTGGCACTGCGCCGCGACCGGATCCAACTGCCACTGTGGATCCTTAGTACGACGGTGCTGGCCTCCTTCACGTACACCGCCGTACGGGAGCAGTTCCCGACCGAGGCGGCGCGGCTGACCGCGCTGCGTACCGCCGTGGACACCCCGGCGATCCTGATGCTGCGCAACGCGCCGACCGGGGTCGACGACGGCGACATGATGGCCTTCCAGATCCTCACCTTCCTCGCCGTGCTGGCCGGGTTCATGAGCACCCTCGCCGTGGTCCGGCACACCAGGCAGAACGAGGAGACCGGCCGTACCGAGATGATCGGCTCGATGGTGGTCGGCCGGCACGCCAGCCTCGCCGCGGCCATGATCGTCACCGCCGGGGCGAACCTGCTGCTGGCCACGCTGATCGCGCTGACCCTGATCGGCAACGGCCTGCCGGCCGCCGGTTCGGTCGCCTTCGGCCTCGGTGTCGGCGCCGCCGGCCTGACCTTCGGCGCCGTCGCGGCGGTCGCCGCCCAGGTGAGCCAGGGTGCCCGGGCCGCGAACGGGATCGCCGCCGCCACCATCGGCGCCGGCTATCTGCTGCGCGGGCTCGGCGACGCGTTCGGCCACGTCCGGCCGGACGGCTACACCATGACCAGTGCCTGGCCGTCCTGGCTCTCCCCGATCGGCTGGGCCACCCTGGTCCGGCCGTTCGCCGAGAACCGCTGGTGGGTGCTGGCGCTCCCGGTGGCGGTCTTCGCCGTCCTGCTCGCGGTGGCCTTCGCGCTGGCCGACCGCCGGGACATCGGGATGGGCATGATCTCCGCCCGGTCGGGTCCGGGCCGGGCGGCGAGCGGGCTGCTCAGCCCGCTCGGCCTGGCCTGGCGGCTCCAGCGCGGCACGCTCTTCGGCTGGGCCGTCGCGATCGGGCTGTTCGGGGTGACCATCGGCTCGCTGGCCGGCGCGGTCGAGGACGCCTTCGCCGGCAACGAGGGTGCCGCGCGGACCATCCGGGAACTCGGCGGCGAGGGGGCGCTCTCCGACTCGTTCTTCACCGCGATGCTGGCGATGGTCGGCGCGATGGCGGCCGGCTACGTGGTGCAGGCGATGCTGCGGGTCCGGGCGGAGGAGGCCGGCGGGCGGGCCGAGCCGCTGCTCGCCACCGCCACCGGCCGGCTGCGCTGGCTCGGCGGCCACCTGCTCGTCGCCGCCCTGGGCGCGGTCTTCCTGCTGCTGCTCGCCGGCCTCTCGGCGGGCCTGGTCGCCGGGCTGAGCGCCGGCGGGCTCACCGACCGGCTCGCGGACCTCGGCGCCGCCGCACTGGTGCAGACCGCGCCGGCGCTGATCATGATCGGGTACGTCGTGCTGGTCTTCGGCCTGCTGCCCCGGCTCGCCGTCGGGCTGGGCTGGCTCGGCTTCGCGGTCAGCCTGATCGCCGGTCAGTTCGGCGAGCTGCTGAACCTGCCCCGGGCGGTCCGGGACGTCTCCCCGTTCAGCCACGTACCGGCGCTGCCCTCCGCCGAACTCTCGGCGACCCCGCTGGTGCTGCTGGCGGTGGTGGCGGTGGCGCTCGGTGCCGTCGGCCTGGCCCTGTTCCGGCGGCGTGACCTGGCACTCTGA
- a CDS encoding ABC transporter ATP-binding protein: protein MTTAISVSGVVKSFGRSRALDGLDLSVDVGEVHGFLGPNGAGKSTTIRVLLGLLRADAGRVSLLGGHPWRDAVALHRRLAYVPGDVNLWPNLTGGEAIDLFGALRGGLDRRRRDELLERFELDPTKKARTYSKGNRQKVAVVAAFASDVELYILDEPTSGLDPLMEAVFQECVREVKRQGRTVLLSSHIFSEVEALCDRVSIIRQGRTVESGTLAQLRHLTRTSISVQTARPITGLAELAGVHDARVEGTQARFDVDSTELDPVLGHLRRFEVRALTSSPPSLEELFMRHYGGREARDELAGV, encoded by the coding sequence ATGACTACTGCTATCTCGGTCTCCGGCGTGGTCAAGTCCTTCGGCCGGAGCCGCGCGCTGGACGGGCTGGACCTCTCCGTCGACGTCGGCGAGGTGCACGGCTTCCTCGGCCCGAACGGCGCCGGGAAGTCGACCACCATCCGGGTCCTGCTGGGGCTGCTCCGGGCCGACGCCGGCCGGGTGAGCCTGCTCGGCGGACACCCGTGGCGGGACGCGGTGGCGCTGCACCGGCGGCTGGCGTACGTGCCCGGTGACGTGAACCTCTGGCCGAACCTGACCGGTGGCGAGGCGATCGACCTCTTCGGGGCGTTGCGCGGCGGGCTGGACCGGCGCCGCCGGGACGAGCTGCTGGAGCGCTTCGAACTCGACCCGACGAAGAAGGCCCGGACGTACTCCAAGGGCAACCGGCAGAAGGTCGCCGTGGTCGCCGCCTTCGCCTCCGACGTCGAGCTCTACATCCTCGACGAGCCGACCTCCGGGCTCGACCCGCTGATGGAGGCGGTCTTCCAGGAGTGCGTACGCGAGGTGAAGCGGCAGGGCCGGACCGTGCTGCTCTCCAGCCACATCTTCTCCGAGGTGGAGGCGCTCTGCGACCGGGTGAGCATCATCCGGCAGGGCCGGACCGTGGAGTCCGGCACGCTGGCGCAACTGCGGCACCTGACCCGTACCTCCATCTCGGTGCAGACCGCCCGGCCGATCACCGGGCTGGCCGAGCTGGCCGGGGTGCACGACGCCCGGGTCGAGGGGACGCAGGCCCGGTTCGACGTCGACTCCACCGAGCTGGATCCGGTACTCGGACACCTGCGCCGCTTCGAGGTGCGCGCGCTGACGAGTTCACCGCCCTCGCTGGAGGAGCTGTTCATGCGGCACTACGGCGGCCGCGAGGCCCGCGACGAACTGGCCGGCGTGTGA
- a CDS encoding urease subunit gamma yields the protein MFLTRHEQERLMVHVAADLAWRRRERGLRLNHPEAVAVITAFLLESARDGRTVAELMETGRTVLGRDDVLDGVPEMIAEVQVEATFPDGTKLVTVHEPIP from the coding sequence ATGTTCCTCACCCGTCACGAGCAAGAACGGCTGATGGTCCATGTCGCGGCCGATCTGGCGTGGCGCCGGCGTGAGCGCGGGCTGCGGCTCAACCATCCGGAGGCGGTCGCCGTGATCACGGCGTTCCTGCTGGAGAGCGCCCGGGACGGGCGTACCGTCGCCGAACTGATGGAGACCGGGCGGACCGTGCTCGGCCGCGACGACGTACTCGACGGTGTCCCGGAGATGATCGCGGAGGTGCAGGTGGAGGCGACCTTCCCGGACGGTACGAAGCTGGTGACCGTACACGAGCCGATTCCGTGA
- a CDS encoding urease subunit beta yields the protein MIPGELLPGTGDVTINPGRPVRTLPVLNTGDRPVQVGSHYHFAEANPALEFDRAAAWGHRLGIPAGTSVRFEPGIGRDVDLVPLGGARIVPGLRGECAGPLDPPDPDPDSDPVLDPVPPEPAGEGS from the coding sequence GTGATCCCCGGCGAGCTGCTGCCCGGTACGGGCGACGTGACGATCAACCCCGGCCGACCCGTGCGCACCCTCCCGGTGCTCAACACCGGGGACCGGCCGGTCCAGGTCGGCTCGCACTACCACTTCGCCGAGGCGAACCCGGCGCTGGAGTTCGACCGGGCGGCGGCCTGGGGGCACCGGCTCGGGATACCCGCCGGCACCTCGGTGCGGTTCGAGCCGGGCATCGGCCGGGACGTCGACCTGGTGCCGCTCGGCGGCGCCCGGATCGTCCCCGGACTGCGCGGCGAGTGCGCCGGCCCGCTGGACCCGCCCGACCCCGACCCCGATTCCGATCCCGTCCTCGATCCGGTCCCGCCGGAGCCCGCCGGGGAGGGTTCGTGA